The following proteins come from a genomic window of Limosilactobacillus reuteri:
- a CDS encoding zinc ABC transporter substrate-binding protein, with the protein MKKYIIGISSIIALLVIILGLSFVPWKSMGKSQKPIRVVTGLNFYGEVAQKVAGDHGQVISFIDNASVDPHDYQPNTKQAQQVAKANVVIENGLGYDSWVNKLVKSSSNRNKIKIIDVASLTGKKDGDNEHIWYAPETVEKLANDLATQYGKIDPQHAKDYQRNARKYLASLQPLNEEIAKVKRQVNPNNNRAAVSEPVFDYALENAGYQIMDKHFEKAVEDGNDPSPKDIEEIQQAIINHQIAFFVDNSQTSDKVVDNLVKLAHEHDVPVLKVTETKPNGDDYMQWMLKQYQALSRIQQKEN; encoded by the coding sequence ATGAAAAAATATATTATCGGTATTAGTAGTATTATTGCCTTGTTAGTTATAATTCTTGGTTTATCCTTTGTTCCGTGGAAATCGATGGGGAAAAGTCAAAAGCCAATTAGAGTGGTAACTGGGTTGAATTTCTATGGTGAAGTAGCACAAAAAGTAGCGGGTGATCATGGCCAAGTAATTTCGTTTATTGATAATGCGTCGGTTGATCCTCATGATTACCAACCCAATACTAAGCAAGCCCAGCAAGTTGCTAAAGCCAATGTAGTAATTGAGAATGGTCTCGGCTATGATAGCTGGGTAAACAAACTTGTTAAATCAAGCAGTAATCGTAACAAAATTAAGATAATTGATGTGGCATCTTTAACCGGTAAGAAAGATGGCGACAATGAGCATATTTGGTACGCACCTGAGACGGTCGAAAAGTTAGCAAATGATCTTGCAACTCAATATGGTAAAATTGATCCGCAACATGCTAAGGATTACCAAAGAAATGCACGCAAATATTTAGCTTCTCTTCAACCGCTTAATGAAGAAATTGCGAAAGTAAAGCGCCAGGTAAATCCTAATAATAATCGCGCTGCAGTCAGTGAACCAGTTTTTGATTATGCCCTAGAAAATGCTGGTTATCAAATTATGGACAAGCATTTTGAAAAAGCAGTTGAAGATGGGAATGATCCATCGCCAAAAGATATTGAAGAAATTCAACAAGCAATCATTAATCACCAAATTGCCTTCTTTGTTGATAATTCACAGACAAGTGATAAAGTTGTTGATAATTTAGTTAAACTTGCCCATGAACATGATGTGCCAGTATTAAAGGTAACGGAAACAAAGCCGAATGGGGATGACTATATGCAGTGGATGCTCAAGCAATACCAAGCATTGTCTCGCATTCAACAAAAGGAGAATTAA
- a CDS encoding TatD family hydrolase → MNKVRNHQHQQLVYDSHTHLNDDAFYDDVPAFINRAAHYGVTEMNIVGSNQLLNTRALKLGHQFDNLHPIIGWHPEDIANWNSETKKELRQQLADRLVVGIGEIGLDYYNDEHSPHKQQQEIFAEQLEWARELKLPVSIHCRDALADTYEILRNAHVDEFGGVMHSFNGTPEWAEKFMDLGMMISFSGVVSFKNATEVHEAALVVPLEKMMVETDAPYLTPLPYRGKQNEPGFTKFTVDAIADLKQVDAGKVAYKTFTNAHRLFLENEERGL, encoded by the coding sequence TTGAATAAAGTGCGTAATCATCAACACCAGCAATTGGTTTATGATTCTCATACCCACCTAAATGACGATGCGTTTTATGATGATGTGCCTGCCTTTATTAACCGTGCTGCTCATTATGGCGTGACGGAGATGAATATTGTTGGCTCAAACCAACTATTGAATACCCGTGCTTTAAAGTTGGGACACCAGTTTGATAACCTTCATCCAATTATTGGTTGGCATCCAGAAGATATTGCTAATTGGAATAGTGAAACCAAGAAAGAATTACGCCAACAATTAGCAGATCGCTTAGTTGTAGGAATTGGAGAGATTGGCTTAGATTATTATAATGACGAGCATTCTCCTCACAAGCAACAACAAGAAATTTTTGCTGAACAACTTGAGTGGGCGCGAGAACTTAAATTACCGGTCTCAATTCACTGCCGAGATGCACTAGCTGACACGTATGAAATTTTGCGGAATGCCCACGTCGATGAATTTGGCGGGGTTATGCATAGTTTTAACGGGACGCCAGAATGGGCAGAGAAATTTATGGATCTCGGAATGATGATTTCATTTAGTGGTGTCGTAAGCTTCAAAAATGCGACAGAAGTTCATGAAGCCGCATTAGTTGTACCCTTGGAAAAGATGATGGTTGAAACAGACGCTCCTTACCTAACGCCACTCCCATATCGAGGAAAGCAAAATGAACCCGGTTTTACTAAATTTACGGTGGATGCAATTGCAGATTTAAAGCAAGTTGATGCTGGTAAAGTGGCATATAAAACATTTACGAACGCCCACCGCTTATTTTTGGAAAATGAAGAAAGAGGCCTATGA
- a CDS encoding Veg family protein, which produces MPNSIVEIKKKLDERIGEHVLVKAQAGRKRIITHHGILSKTYPAVFVIHLNDEQGTLDRVSYSYTDLLTRNISIAFDEAE; this is translated from the coding sequence GTGCCTAATAGCATTGTAGAAATTAAGAAGAAGCTAGATGAACGGATTGGCGAGCATGTTTTAGTAAAAGCGCAAGCTGGACGTAAACGTATTATCACCCATCACGGTATTTTAAGTAAGACTTATCCTGCAGTATTTGTTATTCATTTGAATGATGAACAAGGAACATTGGATCGAGTTTCCTATAGTTATACTGATTTGTTAACACGAAATATTTCAATTGCCTTCGATGAAGCAGAATAA
- the glmU gene encoding bifunctional UDP-N-acetylglucosamine diphosphorylase/glucosamine-1-phosphate N-acetyltransferase GlmU, whose protein sequence is MTKRNAIILAAGKGTRMRSKLYKVLHQVCGKTMVEHVLTQLEKAKIDNIITIVGFGAETVERQLGHRTKYALQEQQLGTGHAVMQTKDLLANEDGETIIVSGDTPLFTAETFEKLFEYYEQRHAAATILTSIAPDPTGYGRIVRNDVGIVERIVEQKDATVQEQAIKEINTGVYCFDNKKLFAALSKITNDNAQGEYYLTDVIGILKQENEIVTAYKMDNFDESMGVNDRVALARANKVMRNRINTHWMREGVSMIDPETTYIDADVKIGRDTVIEGGVVIKGHTEIGNDCYIGAGSRITDSKIHDGVKIISSTLQEAEMHNGSDAGPNSHLRPEAEIGENVHIGNFCEVKKAYIGEGTKVGHLTYIGNATLGKNINVGCGVVFVNYDGTNKHHTNVGDHAFIGSNSNLVAPVNIARDSFVAAGSTITDSTEQYDMAIARARQVNKENYAKKLPW, encoded by the coding sequence ATGACAAAACGTAATGCAATTATTTTAGCTGCTGGTAAAGGTACACGGATGCGCTCAAAGTTATACAAAGTTTTACACCAAGTTTGTGGTAAGACAATGGTTGAGCATGTTTTAACCCAATTGGAAAAGGCCAAGATTGATAATATTATTACGATTGTTGGCTTTGGGGCAGAGACAGTTGAACGACAATTGGGACACCGCACTAAGTATGCCCTTCAGGAACAACAACTTGGAACTGGGCATGCCGTAATGCAAACGAAAGACCTTCTTGCAAATGAAGATGGTGAAACTATTATTGTTAGCGGTGATACTCCATTATTTACCGCTGAGACTTTTGAAAAGCTCTTCGAATATTACGAACAACGGCATGCGGCAGCCACTATTTTAACTTCTATCGCTCCTGACCCAACTGGTTATGGTCGGATAGTTCGAAATGATGTTGGAATCGTTGAACGCATCGTCGAACAAAAAGATGCCACTGTTCAAGAACAGGCAATTAAGGAAATTAATACTGGGGTTTATTGTTTTGATAACAAGAAACTATTTGCAGCCCTTAGCAAGATTACGAATGATAATGCGCAGGGTGAGTATTATTTAACTGATGTTATTGGCATCTTAAAACAAGAAAATGAGATTGTAACAGCCTACAAGATGGATAACTTTGATGAATCAATGGGGGTAAATGACCGAGTTGCTCTTGCGCGCGCAAACAAGGTAATGCGTAACCGGATTAATACTCATTGGATGCGTGAAGGGGTTTCAATGATTGACCCTGAAACAACTTATATTGATGCTGATGTTAAGATTGGTCGTGATACCGTTATTGAAGGCGGCGTTGTAATCAAGGGTCATACAGAAATTGGTAACGATTGTTATATCGGTGCTGGTTCACGGATCACTGATTCCAAGATTCATGATGGGGTTAAAATTATTTCTTCTACCCTTCAAGAAGCAGAAATGCACAATGGCAGTGATGCTGGTCCTAATAGCCATCTCCGTCCAGAAGCCGAAATTGGCGAAAATGTTCACATTGGTAACTTCTGCGAGGTCAAGAAGGCTTACATTGGTGAAGGAACAAAGGTTGGGCACTTGACTTATATCGGTAACGCTACTTTAGGTAAGAATATTAATGTTGGCTGTGGTGTAGTCTTTGTTAACTACGATGGGACAAATAAGCACCATACCAATGTTGGTGACCATGCCTTTATCGGTAGTAACAGTAACTTAGTGGCTCCAGTTAATATTGCTAGAGATTCATTTGTGGCTGCAGGTTCGACCATCACAGATAGTACGGAACAATATGATATGGCAATTGCGCGGGCACGGCAGGTTAATAAAGAAAATTATGCTAAGAAGCTCCCGTGGTAA
- a CDS encoding metal ABC transporter permease, protein MLTLSFMRHAFIASTFIAIICGIIGVFVVARNLSFLTHTLSEIGFAGGAFAVFAGWPALNGMILFTMLSSVIVGQMSIKESRREAVISAVSALFIGLGILFLSLSSQSASSATSILFGSVVGISLNEVWQLVYLSILVLIILLLMYRRLKFDSFDAIGAQVSGINQTVISVVFLLLLALSVSVAAQIVGSLLIFILLTLPAASAKYFTHGVARMIILAILFSLLGTWLGLFLGYLTDWPVSFFIAVIEVVIYAVALIYSKFIESN, encoded by the coding sequence ATGTTAACTTTAAGTTTTATGCGTCATGCATTTATCGCTAGTACGTTTATTGCGATTATTTGTGGGATTATTGGAGTCTTTGTCGTTGCACGAAATTTATCATTTTTAACACATACCTTGTCTGAAATTGGGTTTGCTGGTGGTGCTTTTGCCGTTTTTGCTGGATGGCCAGCACTAAATGGAATGATTTTGTTTACCATGTTAAGTTCAGTTATTGTTGGACAAATGAGTATAAAAGAATCACGACGAGAAGCCGTTATTAGTGCTGTTTCGGCACTATTCATTGGCTTAGGGATCCTTTTCTTATCTTTGAGCAGTCAGTCAGCTAGCTCAGCAACGAGTATTTTATTTGGTAGTGTAGTTGGAATTAGTTTGAATGAGGTCTGGCAGCTTGTCTACCTTTCCATTCTTGTTTTGATCATCTTGTTGTTGATGTATCGCCGCCTTAAATTTGACTCCTTTGATGCGATTGGTGCGCAAGTCAGTGGGATAAATCAAACAGTGATTTCTGTTGTTTTTCTTTTACTGCTTGCTCTAAGTGTTAGTGTCGCTGCTCAGATTGTCGGTTCTTTGCTAATTTTTATTCTCCTAACGTTACCTGCTGCTAGCGCTAAATATTTTACGCATGGCGTCGCGCGGATGATCATTTTAGCAATTTTATTTTCACTGTTAGGAACATGGCTCGGGCTCTTTCTTGGTTATTTGACAGACTGGCCAGTCAGCTTCTTTATCGCAGTAATTGAAGTTGTTATTTATGCTGTAGCTTTGATTTATAGTAAATTTATTGAATCAAATTGA
- a CDS encoding ribose-phosphate diphosphokinase: MTQQYFDQNLKIFALNSNRPLAEKIAKHVGVDLGKLSVNRFSDGEIQINIEESVRGDNVYVIQSTSAPVNDNLMELLIMVDALRRASAKTINVVMPYYGYARQDRKARSREPITGKLVANMLQNSGVDRIIALDLHAAQIQGFFDIPVDHLMGAPLLAEYFINQGVAENAVVISPDHGGVTRARALAEFLKLPIAIIDKRRPRANVAQIMNIIGDVKGKKCIMIDDMIDTAGTISLGSQALIDAGAEEVYASCTHAVLSGPAIERLRNAPLKEVVVTDSIQLPKEKQIDKIKQISVAPLIGDAIKRINENRPVSPLFKQVFQSAQLEK; this comes from the coding sequence ATGACACAGCAATATTTTGATCAAAATTTAAAAATCTTTGCGTTAAATTCAAACCGTCCCTTAGCAGAAAAGATTGCTAAGCATGTCGGTGTTGATTTAGGAAAATTATCTGTTAATCGTTTTAGTGATGGTGAGATCCAAATTAATATTGAGGAAAGTGTGCGGGGAGACAATGTTTATGTCATCCAGTCGACTTCTGCCCCAGTTAATGACAACTTAATGGAGTTGTTAATTATGGTAGATGCGCTTCGTCGTGCTAGTGCTAAGACGATTAATGTGGTGATGCCATACTATGGTTATGCCCGTCAAGACCGGAAAGCACGAAGCCGTGAACCAATTACTGGTAAATTAGTTGCTAATATGTTGCAGAATTCCGGTGTTGATCGGATTATTGCACTTGATCTTCATGCCGCACAAATTCAAGGGTTCTTTGATATCCCTGTCGACCATTTGATGGGTGCTCCTCTTTTAGCAGAGTATTTTATCAACCAGGGTGTTGCTGAAAATGCAGTTGTTATTTCTCCTGATCATGGTGGAGTAACACGGGCACGAGCACTTGCTGAGTTCTTAAAGTTGCCAATTGCGATTATTGATAAGCGGCGTCCACGGGCGAACGTTGCTCAAATCATGAATATTATTGGGGACGTTAAGGGTAAGAAATGTATTATGATTGATGATATGATTGATACTGCAGGAACTATTAGTTTAGGTTCGCAAGCATTGATAGATGCAGGAGCAGAAGAAGTCTACGCATCATGTACTCATGCGGTATTATCTGGCCCAGCAATTGAACGTTTACGTAATGCACCGCTTAAAGAAGTGGTTGTGACGGACTCAATCCAATTACCAAAGGAAAAACAAATCGATAAAATCAAGCAGATATCAGTTGCGCCACTAATTGGGGATGCAATCAAACGGATTAACGAAAATCGTCCTGTTAGTCCATTATTTAAGCAAGTATTCCAAAGTGCACAATTGGAAAAGTAA
- the purR gene encoding pur operon repressor translates to MKIRRSNRLVDMTRYLLEHPRSLVSLKFFGERYDSAKSSISEDLGIVKHTFQTWGQGRLETIPGASGGAVLTPFYSKENAQAAINNLVDRVNDDSRLLPGGYVYLSDLIGQPEILRQIGKLIATQYVDADVDVIMTVETKGIPIAQSVATHMNKPFVIVRNSSHITEGPTVSVNYVSGSVQRIKKMELSRRTLSAGANVLVVDDFMKGGGTINGMKSLIKEFDANLVGITVFAEGRPVNGQRLVDNCTSLIKVETKDGTEKKIAAQAGSFMENVFDKKVEN, encoded by the coding sequence ATGAAAATTAGACGGAGTAACCGATTGGTGGACATGACACGTTACTTGCTTGAACATCCGCGATCATTAGTATCGTTGAAGTTTTTCGGAGAACGTTACGACTCAGCTAAGTCATCAATCAGTGAAGATTTGGGGATTGTTAAACATACCTTCCAAACTTGGGGACAAGGACGATTAGAGACAATTCCTGGTGCAAGTGGTGGGGCAGTATTAACACCATTTTATTCTAAAGAAAATGCTCAAGCGGCCATTAATAACTTGGTTGACCGGGTTAATGATGATTCACGTTTGTTACCAGGTGGCTATGTTTACTTATCGGATTTAATCGGCCAACCGGAAATCTTACGGCAGATTGGTAAGTTAATCGCTACTCAATATGTTGATGCTGATGTTGATGTTATTATGACAGTTGAGACTAAAGGAATTCCGATTGCGCAAAGCGTTGCGACGCATATGAATAAACCATTCGTTATTGTTCGTAATAGTTCGCACATTACTGAAGGACCTACTGTAAGTGTTAATTATGTTTCTGGCTCCGTTCAACGGATAAAGAAGATGGAATTGTCCCGTCGTACATTATCAGCTGGGGCGAATGTCTTGGTTGTTGACGACTTTATGAAGGGCGGCGGCACAATTAACGGGATGAAATCTTTGATTAAAGAATTTGATGCTAACTTGGTTGGAATCACTGTCTTTGCAGAAGGGCGTCCAGTAAACGGACAACGGTTAGTCGATAACTGTACTTCACTAATCAAAGTGGAAACTAAAGATGGCACGGAGAAGAAAATTGCAGCACAAGCAGGAAGCTTCATGGAAAACGTGTTTGATAAGAAAGTAGAGAATTAG
- the yidA gene encoding sugar-phosphatase has product MPIKLVAIDIDGTLINDQRKITPQTVAAIKKASAKGVKIVLCTGRPMTGVKAYLDQLALNDSDNEFVISFNGALAQSTSGNVLVNYTMSFNNYADWQTYCIKEGVKSQIETRNYIYTINRDLSPYTVYESDLVSMPIRYRTFEELSKMQDQYVIAKAMMVDTKEQIDKAWTELPAEMRDRFSIVRSEDFYLEFMNKQASKGNALQLLSKELGIKKEEVMALGNAQNDDSMIEFAGLGVAMGNSIPGTLKIANVTTADNNHDGVGKAIEKYVLK; this is encoded by the coding sequence ATGCCAATTAAATTAGTCGCAATCGATATCGACGGAACATTAATCAATGACCAGCGTAAAATTACACCACAAACTGTTGCCGCAATAAAAAAAGCCAGCGCAAAAGGAGTAAAGATCGTCTTATGCACTGGCCGCCCAATGACTGGCGTAAAAGCATACCTTGACCAATTGGCTTTAAATGATTCAGATAACGAATTTGTTATTAGTTTCAACGGTGCACTAGCCCAATCAACTAGTGGCAACGTCTTGGTAAACTACACCATGTCTTTCAATAACTATGCCGACTGGCAAACTTATTGTATTAAAGAAGGCGTCAAATCCCAAATTGAAACGCGAAATTACATCTACACAATTAATCGAGATCTAAGTCCATATACCGTCTACGAGTCAGATCTTGTAAGTATGCCAATCCGTTACCGCACCTTTGAAGAACTTTCCAAAATGCAAGATCAATACGTTATCGCCAAAGCAATGATGGTTGATACTAAAGAACAAATTGACAAAGCATGGACAGAGCTTCCGGCAGAAATGCGTGATCGCTTTTCAATTGTCCGCAGCGAAGACTTTTATTTGGAATTCATGAATAAACAAGCAAGTAAAGGAAATGCCCTTCAATTACTTAGTAAAGAACTAGGAATTAAAAAAGAAGAAGTAATGGCTCTCGGTAACGCGCAAAACGATGATTCAATGATCGAATTTGCTGGCTTGGGAGTAGCAATGGGAAACTCAATTCCTGGCACCTTAAAGATCGCTAACGTAACAACCGCTGATAATAATCATGATGGAGTTGGCAAAGCGATTGAAAAATATGTTCTTAAGTAA
- the ispE gene encoding 4-(cytidine 5'-diphospho)-2-C-methyl-D-erythritol kinase: MIVTEKAPAKLNLSLDTPMRYFDGSPQWDMVMVSADLADYVTVETHRHPTTIKVYTNSGFLPNDQRNLAYQAAHILRSRFHCKDGVTIRIKKQIPVAAGLGGGSSDAAAVLRALNSIWRLDLSLSELAKIALTIDSDVPYCIYNKLAHVTGYGEKIELLPPQPHYWAVIAKQKISVSTPQILRQINYERLHHLNNEALLANLKKEDWQEATKYMGNVLEPLTMGFYPEIGRLKNKMKELGADVAQMSGTGPTVFAICHTESRAKRIQNSIRGFCRDVHVVTLL, encoded by the coding sequence ATGATAGTTACAGAAAAAGCACCAGCAAAATTGAATTTGAGTTTAGACACGCCGATGCGATATTTTGATGGTTCTCCTCAATGGGATATGGTAATGGTTTCGGCAGACCTGGCTGATTATGTAACTGTTGAGACCCACCGACACCCGACAACAATTAAAGTTTATACAAATAGTGGCTTTTTACCTAATGACCAACGTAATCTAGCATACCAAGCAGCTCATATTTTACGCAGTCGTTTTCATTGTAAAGATGGCGTTACAATTCGGATTAAGAAGCAAATTCCAGTCGCGGCCGGATTAGGTGGTGGCTCTTCGGATGCAGCGGCAGTTTTGCGAGCGTTAAATAGTATTTGGCGGTTGGACTTGAGTTTATCAGAGCTAGCAAAAATCGCATTAACAATTGATTCTGATGTTCCATATTGTATATATAACAAATTAGCTCACGTTACTGGGTATGGTGAAAAGATTGAATTATTACCACCACAGCCTCACTATTGGGCCGTGATTGCAAAGCAAAAGATTAGTGTCTCCACACCGCAAATTTTACGGCAAATTAATTATGAAAGGCTTCATCATCTTAACAATGAAGCTTTACTGGCAAATCTAAAAAAAGAAGATTGGCAAGAAGCAACAAAATATATGGGAAATGTTTTAGAACCCTTAACGATGGGGTTTTATCCAGAAATCGGTCGTCTAAAGAATAAGATGAAAGAATTGGGGGCTGATGTTGCACAGATGAGTGGAACGGGACCAACTGTCTTCGCAATCTGTCATACAGAATCGCGAGCAAAGCGGATTCAAAATAGTATTCGTGGATTTTGTCGCGACGTTCATGTTGTAACTTTGCTTTGA
- the rnmV gene encoding ribonuclease M5 produces MIRIKEVIVVEGKDDTKQILKAVDADTYETNGSAISTADLAKLKKLQASRGLIVFTDPDFNGERIRKIISEAIPGVKHAFIKRKDGVPTEAHGSLGVEHAMPAVIKSALEHLYTQTATPQQVFTREDLQKWGLTGQADSRKRREKLGQLLGIGYGNGKQLIHRLNMFQVDRATFEQAIKQINQEEDHE; encoded by the coding sequence ATGATTAGAATAAAAGAAGTTATAGTTGTTGAAGGTAAAGATGATACTAAGCAAATTTTAAAAGCAGTTGATGCAGATACATACGAAACAAATGGATCCGCAATTTCAACAGCTGACTTGGCAAAGTTGAAAAAGTTACAAGCAAGCCGGGGCCTAATTGTTTTTACTGATCCGGACTTTAACGGCGAGCGGATTAGAAAAATAATCAGTGAAGCCATCCCTGGAGTTAAGCATGCTTTTATTAAACGTAAAGATGGTGTGCCAACTGAAGCTCACGGTAGCTTAGGGGTTGAGCATGCAATGCCCGCAGTTATAAAGTCAGCTTTAGAGCACCTTTATACCCAGACAGCGACACCCCAGCAAGTCTTTACGCGCGAAGATTTGCAAAAATGGGGATTAACAGGTCAAGCAGATTCACGAAAACGGCGTGAAAAGTTAGGGCAATTACTTGGAATCGGCTATGGAAATGGAAAGCAATTGATTCACCGTCTAAATATGTTTCAAGTTGACCGCGCAACATTTGAACAAGCAATTAAGCAAATAAATCAGGAGGAAGATCATGAGTAA
- a CDS encoding ATP-binding cassette domain-containing protein, whose protein sequence is MAVVSVDDLTIAYGNHTVIDHLSFSINEGDFLVVVGENGVGKTTLVRSMLGFLKPKSGTITIPQSTRLGYVPQFRNIDEEYPLSIRDFVALNTKPRLLPWLTKSERNRVEQMIRENNLTKIAERPLGLASGGEKQRAYLAQALLPNPNLLILDESTASLDNEMKYELLDLVTRFQQNGLSVMFITHDWDLAEQYGTRFLYLSPGSYSTGPINELPSPIRRDKK, encoded by the coding sequence ATGGCAGTTGTATCAGTTGATGATTTAACGATCGCTTACGGAAACCATACTGTAATCGATCATTTAAGCTTCTCCATTAATGAAGGGGATTTTCTCGTCGTAGTTGGTGAAAATGGGGTCGGAAAAACGACTCTTGTTCGCTCGATGCTTGGTTTTTTAAAACCGAAAAGCGGGACAATAACTATTCCGCAAAGTACACGCCTTGGCTACGTTCCTCAGTTTCGTAATATTGATGAGGAATACCCACTATCTATTCGCGATTTTGTTGCTTTAAATACTAAACCACGCCTTTTACCATGGCTAACTAAAAGCGAACGAAACCGCGTTGAACAGATGATTCGGGAAAATAACCTAACAAAGATTGCTGAGCGGCCCCTTGGTTTAGCATCAGGTGGTGAGAAACAACGAGCATATCTTGCTCAGGCATTATTACCTAATCCTAACCTCCTTATTCTGGATGAATCGACTGCGAGTCTGGATAATGAAATGAAGTATGAATTGCTAGATCTTGTAACCCGTTTTCAACAAAATGGTTTAAGCGTAATGTTTATTACTCATGATTGGGATTTAGCAGAACAATATGGGACCCGTTTCTTGTACCTTTCTCCCGGTTCTTATTCCACTGGGCCAATTAATGAGTTACCCAGTCCGATAAGGAGGGATAAAAAATAA
- the rsmA gene encoding 16S rRNA (adenine(1518)-N(6)/adenine(1519)-N(6))-dimethyltransferase RsmA, translated as MSNSPEIGSRTRTRAIMEKYGIHTKKSFGQNFLTDLNVLKNIVEAADITDNDNVIEIGPGIGALTEQLAQAAGEVLALEIDQDLILVLKEVLSPYDNVKVINQDVLQANLPELIKKEFKDPSRPIKVVANLPYYITSPILMNLLASPVEWATICVMMQKEVAQRLTAKPGTKQYGALTLAIEYQMQAKIAFDVSRKVFVPSPNVDSAIVVLTPRTNPLPVQPFDKQKLFGFIRGCFAHRRKSLWNNLQSVIGKDPAVKEKMTAVLAQLDISPQIRPEKLTLEQFIELANALHQQNLL; from the coding sequence ATGAGTAATTCGCCAGAAATTGGTAGTCGAACACGTACCCGCGCGATAATGGAAAAGTACGGGATCCACACAAAGAAAAGTTTCGGTCAGAATTTCCTTACTGATTTGAATGTCTTAAAAAATATCGTTGAGGCGGCGGATATTACAGATAATGACAATGTAATTGAAATTGGTCCCGGTATTGGTGCTTTAACGGAGCAGTTAGCACAAGCCGCAGGAGAAGTTTTAGCCTTAGAAATAGATCAGGATTTAATTCTGGTTCTAAAAGAAGTATTATCACCATATGATAATGTAAAGGTGATTAATCAAGATGTCCTTCAAGCTAATTTGCCAGAATTAATCAAAAAGGAATTTAAAGATCCTAGTCGACCAATTAAGGTGGTTGCTAATCTTCCTTATTACATTACAAGTCCCATTTTAATGAATTTACTGGCTAGTCCTGTTGAGTGGGCAACAATCTGTGTAATGATGCAAAAGGAAGTTGCTCAGCGACTCACAGCTAAACCAGGAACTAAACAATATGGTGCCTTGACATTAGCGATTGAATACCAAATGCAAGCTAAAATTGCTTTTGATGTTTCACGGAAGGTATTCGTGCCGTCACCTAATGTTGATTCAGCAATTGTTGTATTAACGCCACGGACAAATCCACTTCCAGTTCAGCCTTTTGATAAGCAAAAATTATTTGGCTTTATTCGGGGATGCTTTGCTCATCGTCGCAAGAGTCTTTGGAATAACTTGCAAAGTGTAATTGGTAAAGATCCAGCAGTAAAAGAGAAAATGACTGCTGTCTTGGCCCAGTTGGATATTTCACCGCAAATTCGTCCAGAAAAGCTAACCCTTGAACAATTTATTGAACTCGCGAATGCTCTTCATCAACAAAATCTCTTGTAA